The Aythya fuligula isolate bAytFul2 chromosome 1, bAytFul2.pri, whole genome shotgun sequence nucleotide sequence CCCTGACAGGGCCCACTGCGGTGTCAGCCTCCCAGGCCGCCCGCTGCATCTGTTGAGTCCAGGATTAGCTCTGAGGTGGGAGGGGTGACCAAAGGACCTAATAATTTTGCTGCTGGGGCCATGTCCTCATACCTGGTCAACCATGTGCAGGCTAGACTCCTAGCACACACTCCTGTTTCTCTCTCAGGTAAGACTTTCAGCATGGCAACATATGAAAACCCCACAGCTGGTTTCCTGTGCTTGGTCTCTCCCAGAGCCCTGGCTGTGTGCGACAGGACCATTACACACAGGTTATCTCTGAAGCGTTAAGACTCACTGGGTGTATGCAACTTCTACTGCAGTAGTCATCTCTGGCTCTTTGCTGGCACAGCAACATGCTTGGTATGAAGCACGTGCATGTGCAAAATACCTCAGCttagggagggaaagggaaagagagagagggagagtgAGCCCAGAGCCTTTTTCATCGGTGTAatattgtattttctgctttatagGAAATCAGTATTTGTTCAGCAAAACTAATGCTGAACAGGACTCTCTATGACCCAGCAAGAAGCAGACACCTCTTCTCAAGGAGACAAAGGgaacagcagctctgagcatccTTCTTGCATTCCTGCATCTTCCTCCTTCTGGAGAGCTCCAGCTCTTTTCAGCCAGCAGTTGCCAGACCCACACAGAGAGAAGAGGATGACGGATAGAAGAGCCCAGGAACTGCTTTGATGACCCTGAACCCTTGTGTGTCACTCCCATGGAGCCAATGACATTGAAAGAAAGGCATTGGCCCATTTCCCGTACAGACATGACCCTTCACATGCCATGCTTGCCTGGAGCTTCCATTGCCAAATCTGTCTTCACCAAACATGGGATGGGATGGTCAGCCTGAGAAAGCACAGGCAGAGTTCTTCTAGCATTTATTGTTTCCACTTCAGGGGTACTTTGAGAAATACAGATGCACAGGGGATGCTGGGTGCAGAGCAACATCACTCCCAGTCTCATCATCCCACCCAGCAGGGGGAAGATAAAGGCTCCAAGGCTCTCCTACCCCTCCCAACACAGCCCTCTGCTGTTCCCAGTTTGCTGCTAATCTCAGGATGAGGATTCCTCCATCATAGAGTTACTGCTGCAGTCTCACAAATCCGATAAGAACTGGTTGTGCATGGGACATCATTCCAGTTCTGGAGACTTTCTGCCTTCTGATGGATTACAACACACATCTCTTCAGGAATATTACTTGGCTCTCCAGGCCTCCAGAACctgagagagagacagacatgTTACTCCCCTGTGCACCCTGCACACACAAGGCTTGGAGGGGAGAAAATCCAGATGCTGTTTGATGGACAGAAGTCGTACCCTTCCTCACACTCTGCTAATCCCACTGGCAGCAGTCTTACATGCAAACCTGACTTCTTCCTAGAACCAACACAGCAGGGAGCTGTTCAGTCCTggtgggcagagctgctcaccACAGCTCACCCCAGGCACTTCACAGCCAGCAGGGGATGCGTCTCTTCCAGAAGAAACATCTGCAAGCAAAGCCCTGGTGATCTCTCCAGCACCCCATCTCTTCTGCAGCATGACAGCACTGGCCTAGTATGTGCCTACACCTGCACACATACAGGCACATATACCATGTGCCTACACCCGCAAATATGTATGGTGGGACAGTATGGAGGTCAGGCAAGGCTTGTCATGTATGAAGAGCTCTTTCTAATCACAAAATGCAGCTTCTTCTATGCCTACAGCACCAATGGCCATGTCACAGATAATTTATCGCTAACCACTAACCAGCATGGATGGATCGGTGGGAACCTGGTATCCTACAAAGCCCTTGCCGGCTCCATCATTGTCCTCTCACAGACAGCCATGGCATATCCCTCCCATGCTCATCAGACACCCTCACATCTCTTCCACCCTCTTGCACTACTCGGAGCCACACCAAACCCTCTCCGTCATGGGATACTCACGCTGCTGTTTCATTATAGGGAGTCTGGTCTGCCCAGCGCCACTGGCCCACCTCCTGTGCCCGCAGACCAATGTATAAATTGAATCCTTCTCGTCGGTATTTCATCTGTCTTCCTATTTCCTTATAGAGGAAATCCTGGAAATCAGGGAGAGTACAACGTCCATGAGGTTCAGGACTGAACAGAGGGAGGTGGCAGGAGTCCCAGTGGGGTGGAGCTGGTGGCAGACAGGAGCCAGTGCTGAGAGCATGCAGGAAGGACATCCCCCCTCCACTGCAGGAGCCAGGAGGGGCTCTGAGGCCCCTCCAGGCCTGGCACTCCTGGctccaggctgctctgcccctCTCTCAGCCCTGCACTTACCTGCTCTGCTTCTGTATTGATCACCACCAGCTGGGAGCCCATCCCACTGCAGTTCTGCTGGCTCTCATCCCAGGGCATCTGATCACCCGAGAAGTAATAGCAGCTTTCTTGAAAGGGTCTCCAGCCCTCTGGACAGCACTTCCAGCTGTCCTCTGTAGGGGAAGAAGAGCCTGTGTTGGACAAGATGCGCTGTGCCTCTTCTCAGTGAGCTCAGTGCAGAACCCCAAGTATCAGGGAAGGGGTTTGAACTGCACATTTCTTTTGGACAGAGGTTAACTTTTTTTCAGGTTATATACGTCTATCTGTAAGCTGTTTCTATCACACACAGAATATAGCTCAATATGGAATATGTCCAAACAACAAATCCTTCCAGTCTAGTCAACCAACAAAGACACTCTGGTACACTGAGCAGAGCTGAATATGCTTGCTCTGAATCCCAGACCTCACAGGGACTGCCTTCTTGGGTTCCCCACACAGGAGCTCTCCAGGGGCTCTCTGTGCTAATCTATGCAATCAAGGTGTGACTGCTAAATGCTGTaaccagctgctgctgataTGGATATGCTGATATggccagaaaaatgaaaggaacagggaagggaggagaggccCAGGAGGATGTTGTCCAAAGAAAGACCACAGAGGaaccaaaaccagaagaaaggATTTTTGTCCTGCAAGAACCACATGAAAAGCAATGAACCTGCCCCACTGCAATGCTTCTGCGTGGGTAGGTGCTTAGTTCTTCCAGTACCTACAGGTATATATGTGACCATACCTCTTGCAGTCACATATTCTCACCCAGCAGAGTGAAGAAGCAGGCTTCAGGGCTCACACCCTTCAAA carries:
- the LOC116497291 gene encoding C-type lectin domain family 4 member D-like; this translates as MNQQERVSPGTAAPAEGSSCSRLSPWVFLVSALAVKTALMTVGLVVLFHRSCGQCKTLPQNAPEWHCIPNVPASKKDSWKCCPEGWRPFQESCYYFSGDQMPWDESQQNCSGMGSQLVVINTEAEQDFLYKEIGRQMKYRREGFNLYIGLRAQEVGQWRWADQTPYNETAAFWRPGEPSNIPEEMCVVIHQKAESLQNWNDVPCTTSSYRICETAAVTL